One Leptolyngbya iicbica LK genomic region harbors:
- a CDS encoding DUF5655 domain-containing protein — MPLFRIDKENKLERIEEHKFKLEKDIQRLTEANLLEIFSLEFVRTEFALHQFRIDTLAFDPETNSFVIIEYKRDKNYSVIDQGYAYLSLMLNNKADFILEYNENADSTLKRKDVDWSQSKVIFLSPSFTNYQKEAINFKDLPIELWEVKRFKNKTVSYVQVETSGAKESINTVSKQDHTIETVSKEIKVFTEQEHLDNAEDDIKELYLKFRESVFNLDDDININPRKFFVDFQYNKKSFTDAVILKRGLKIYLNLKSGDLDDATGIARDVSNVGHWAMAHMK, encoded by the coding sequence ATGCCTTTATTTCGGATCGATAAAGAGAACAAGCTGGAACGCATTGAAGAACATAAATTCAAGCTTGAAAAGGATATCCAGAGGTTGACCGAAGCCAATTTATTAGAGATTTTCAGTTTAGAGTTCGTCAGAACTGAGTTTGCTCTACATCAATTTAGGATTGACACCCTTGCTTTTGATCCAGAAACGAACTCATTTGTAATTATCGAATACAAACGGGATAAGAATTATAGCGTGATTGACCAGGGCTACGCATATTTATCTCTAATGCTGAACAATAAAGCAGATTTTATCCTTGAATATAATGAAAACGCAGATTCTACACTTAAGAGAAAGGATGTAGACTGGTCCCAATCAAAAGTGATTTTCCTCTCACCTTCTTTCACTAACTATCAGAAGGAGGCTATCAACTTTAAGGATTTGCCGATAGAACTTTGGGAAGTGAAGCGCTTTAAGAATAAAACTGTCTCGTATGTTCAAGTTGAAACTTCTGGAGCAAAAGAGAGTATCAATACAGTTTCCAAACAAGATCATACTATCGAAACCGTTAGCAAGGAAATCAAGGTATTCACAGAGCAAGAGCATCTAGACAACGCAGAAGATGATATCAAAGAACTTTATCTTAAATTCAGAGAATCAGTTTTCAACCTTGATGATGATATAAACATTAATCCCAGGAAGTTTTTCGTCGACTTCCAGTACAACAAAAAGAGCTTTACTGACGCAGTCATACTGAAAAGAGGGTTGAAAATCTACTTAAATTTAAAGAGTGGTGATTTAGATGATGCAACAGGAATTGCAAGAGATGTCTCCAATGTTGGGCATTGGGCAATGGCGCATATGAAATAA
- a CDS encoding type II toxin-antitoxin system PemK/MazF family toxin translates to MVVKGSVVLVNFPFTDLSQTKLRPAVILWVAPVGIDVVVCAITSQQLDHLEAGEFKLEINDLEFRQTGLRVSSKVRVTRVVTLERRLVVRKLGDLGKQYLQELNRQIIESYQLA, encoded by the coding sequence GTGGTCGTAAAAGGTAGTGTAGTACTGGTTAATTTTCCCTTTACGGATCTGAGTCAAACCAAGCTGCGTCCTGCCGTGATTCTATGGGTTGCTCCTGTTGGTATTGACGTTGTGGTCTGTGCCATAACATCGCAGCAACTAGACCATCTCGAAGCAGGAGAATTCAAGCTTGAAATTAACGATCTGGAGTTTCGGCAAACAGGGTTGCGAGTTTCTTCAAAAGTTAGGGTGACTCGGGTAGTTACGCTTGAACGACGATTAGTTGTCAGAAAGTTAGGCGATCTGGGCAAACAGTATTTGCAAGAGTTGAACAGGCAAATTATTGAATCTTATCAACTTGCATAA
- the trxA gene encoding thioredoxin — protein MPAAYIQNETEFDALLASESLVVIDCTATWCGPCKLIAPLIDQLADEYSDRVKVLKLDLDTNKEVAKRFGIRSIPAVMFFADGNLAETMVGAKKHEEYQEAVDRHLA, from the coding sequence ATGCCCGCTGCGTATATTCAAAACGAAACTGAATTTGATGCTCTGCTCGCGTCCGAATCCCTCGTTGTCATCGATTGCACCGCGACTTGGTGTGGCCCGTGCAAATTAATTGCGCCCCTGATTGACCAACTGGCCGATGAATACAGCGATCGCGTCAAAGTTCTGAAATTAGACCTCGACACCAACAAAGAAGTGGCCAAAAGATTTGGCATTCGCAGCATCCCAGCGGTGATGTTTTTTGCCGATGGCAACCTGGCGGAAACCATGGTGGGGGCCAAAAAACACGAAGAATATCAGGAGGCAGTGGATCGGCATCTCGCTTGA